A stretch of the Symmachiella macrocystis genome encodes the following:
- a CDS encoding alpha/beta hydrolase: protein MRIVISLFMVLVATTTVLQAAEKPEQDAPTAADVSYGPFAENVLDFWQAEGEGPRPLLVYIHGGGWTAGDKKQMQARFQPFLDKGISYAAINYRHTGKYPLPAPVHDAARSIQFLRTKADDWNIDTKLIALTGGSAGACTSMWLLLHDDLANPDAKDPVLRESTRVCAAAVGGGQVSIDPKVIEPWLGPNVLKHRMINMAVGEPTIEGALKNYDKHEALYKEFSPYNHLDGNDPPLLMTYGNNMKLPSVSAGHGIHHPVYGVKMKEKADAEKHECYLLIKGVSNSDKYLNANAFLMDKLLNSQ from the coding sequence ATGAGAATTGTTATATCATTATTTATGGTCCTTGTAGCCACAACGACCGTATTGCAAGCGGCGGAGAAACCGGAGCAAGACGCGCCGACGGCCGCTGACGTCTCTTACGGTCCGTTCGCGGAAAACGTACTCGACTTCTGGCAGGCCGAAGGGGAAGGGCCGCGGCCGTTGTTGGTTTATATTCACGGTGGCGGTTGGACGGCCGGGGATAAGAAACAAATGCAGGCGCGATTCCAACCGTTTCTGGATAAGGGGATCTCCTATGCGGCGATCAATTATCGGCATACGGGTAAGTATCCGTTGCCGGCTCCTGTACATGATGCGGCGCGGTCGATTCAGTTTCTGCGGACCAAAGCGGATGACTGGAACATCGATACCAAGCTCATTGCCTTAACCGGGGGTAGCGCGGGCGCCTGTACCTCGATGTGGTTGCTATTGCACGATGATCTGGCCAATCCCGATGCAAAAGATCCGGTGTTACGCGAATCTACACGTGTCTGCGCGGCGGCTGTTGGTGGAGGTCAGGTCTCGATCGATCCTAAAGTGATCGAGCCGTGGTTAGGCCCCAACGTGCTGAAGCATCGCATGATCAATATGGCGGTCGGTGAACCGACAATCGAAGGTGCGCTAAAAAACTATGACAAACACGAGGCGTTGTACAAGGAATTCTCACCTTACAACCACCTCGACGGAAACGACCCGCCGCTACTAATGACTTACGGAAACAATATGAAACTTCCGTCGGTGAGCGCCGGTCATGGGATTCATCATCCGGTCTACGGAGTGAAGATGAAGGAAAAAGCCGACGCCGAGAAGCACGAATGTTATTTGCTGATCAAAGGCGTCTCGAACTCCGACAAATACCTGAATGCGAATGCGTTCTTGATGGATAAATTGCTGAATTCTCAGTGA